GAGCTGCTGATGGACGAGGCGGCGTACGACGGGGGGAGCGCCCTGCTTCTGGCCACGGTGCTGGACCGCTTCTTCGCGCTGTACGCGTCGCTCAACTCGTGGACGCGGCTCTCGGTGCGGCGCCAGGGGAAGGAGGGCGTGTGGAAGACGTGGGACGCCCGCATCGGCGACCGGCCCCTGCTGTGAGCGCGCCGCTGCTGGCCCGGCTGCGGGCGCACCCCGGCGCCTTCGACTTCTACCAGGCGGTGCGCCTGCTGGAGCGGACCGGCCACGCCGTCGCCAGCCCGGGCGAGGGCGCCGACCCGGCGGCCGAGCCGGTGCGCTTCCGGGCCGCCAACGACTTCGCCTTTCCCCCGGCGGACCTGGTGTCGGTGCGCGCGGAGCCCGGCAGGCAGCCCGAGATGACGGTGGCGTTCCTGGCGCTGGGCGGCGCGCAGGGCCCACTCCCCGTGCCGCTGGCCGAGCGGGTGCAGGACCGGCTCTCCGACAACGACACCGCCACCCGCGACTTCCTGGACCTGTTCCACCACCGCCTGGTCTCGCTGGCCTACCGCATCGGGAGGCGGACGCGGCCGGTGCTGCAGGAGGTGCCGCCGGAAGAGACGGAAACCGCGGGCTACCTGCGGGCGCTGGTGGGGCTGGGCACGCCGGGGCTGCGGGGGCGGCTGCCGGGGGTGGACGACCGGGCGCTGCTGGCCCGCGCCGGGCTGCTGGCGCACGAGGTCCGCTCGCAGGCCGGACTGCGGGGGCTGCTGGCCGACCACTTCCGGGTGCCGGTCGATGTCGAGCCGCTCGTCGGCCGCTGGCTGCCGATCCCCGCCGACCAGCGGACGCGCATCGGGCGCACGGGCGCCAGCCGCACGCTGGGGATGGACGCGGTGCTGGGCGCGCGCTGGCACGATCCGCAGGCCGCAGTGGGCATCCGCCTGGGGCCGATGGGGATCGACCTCTACCGCTCCTTCCTCCCGGCCGACCCCGTGACGGGCGACCCTGCGGACGGCCGCGCGTTGGTGGAGTTGCGCGAGCTGGTGCGCTTCTACGCCGGCGTGGAGACCGACTTCGTGGTCACCCTGGTCTTGCGCGCCGCCGAGGTGCCGCGGGCGCGCCTCTCCGCGGCACGGGCGGACGTATCGCCGCGGCTGGGGTGGAGCGCGTGGGTGAGGACGCGGCCGCTGGGCGAAGATCCCGCGGTGCTCGTGGACCCGGCGGAGGGCTGCGGCTGCGCACGCGTCACACGCTGACGCCCCCAGTTCCGGTTCCAACTCACGTCCGCGCCACGCCAACGGCGCGGCATCATCACACTACGGAGGTCGCAATGCCTTTCGCAATCGGAGAATACGTTCGTGTGGACGATGGGGGTCCTGCCTGGTACGGCCAGGTCGTCCACCCTCTCGGGGGAGGAGGGTACAGGGTTCGACACGGGGGTACGGGGGGCGGCTCGACGATCACCCGTGATCTAGAGGAGGCCATGCTTTCCCCGATCATCCCGGGAAGAAGGGTGGCCCCGGAACACAATTCCTACAGGGCCCGCGCGAACTGGCAGCGCCTCGGCAATATGGCTCGTACACAGGCGAAATTCGGAACCACGACGCCCGGCGCCGGACGCCTGGGTCTGGCCGGGACACGGGGCGGCAAGACGGACAGCCTGACGAAATATATGAAGGCGCTGGAGGGAGCCGCGGATTTCCCGTTCCGATGGCGCATCGCCGACACGGAACTCAGCAGGGATTTCGCCGACTTGATCGACGGGCGCCCCGTGACGGCGCGTTCCGTGGTCCAGAGCGAGCGCGACCTGGAGCCCGTGCTGTCCGTGCCGTTCGTCATGCTGCAACGCCGCGAAGTCTTCATCGGCCCGCCGCTGCGCATTGGCGGGACCATGACCGTCAACCACGCTCACCTGGCTCGTCTAGCCTCCAGTGTCATCTTCGCGGGACAGATGACGTTTGGAAGGGCAGCGCCAAACAAGCATGTGCTTTTGGAATGGAATGCCGATTCCGGAGGTTACCGCAGCATCGACACGCAGGCCCCCAGGACGGGTTTACCGATGCAGAAATACCGAACGCTATGACGGGTGCGGCACGCCCTCCACTCGTCCGCAGGCACGCGGCGTGGGTGCCGGGCGCATGGGCACGGGGGCAGCGCGGTGGGTGCCGCGGGGGAGCGGCGGAGGGGGCGCGTGGGTGTGGGAGGAGATCGCGGCGGCGCCGGCCGACCACTTCGGGGCGCCCGTCCAAGTCGAGCCGCTCGTGGGCCGCTGGCTGCCGATTCCGGACGACCAGCAGACGCGCATCGGGCGCACGGGCGCCAGCCGCACGCTGGGGAGCGACGCCGTGCTGGGCACGCGCTGGCACGATCCGCAGGCCGCCGTGGGCATCCGCCTGGGGCCGATGGGGATCGACCTCTACCGCTCCTTCCTCCCCGCCGACCCCGTGACGGGCGACCCGGCGGACGGGCGCGCGCTGGTGGAGCTGCGCGAGCTGGTGCGCTTCTACGCCGGCGTGGAGACCGACTTCGTGGTCACCCTGGTCCTGCGCGCTGCCGAGGTGCCCCGCGCCCGCCTCTCCGCCGCCCGCACGGCGGAGTCGCCGCGGCTGGGATGGAGCGCGTGGGTGCGGACGCGACCGTTTGCCGGAGACGCCGAGGCGCGGATCGATCCAGGGACAGCGTGCGGGTGCGCAGGGGCTTAGTTTTCACGCCACGGGCTTCGTTCTAACTCACCTACACGAGGCGAGGACGCATGTCGCAGGAAAATCTCGACCGGTTCATGGCCAACATTCGCAAGACAAACAAGGGCTTCCGCAAGGCCGCCAGTAGTCTTAAGGGCCTGCTGGACTACCTGGAGCAAACGAAGACGGCCCCCAAACCCCTGGAGGACGACTACGAAGCCCTGGCAAAGTGCGGCGACAGCAATGATCCGCGCCTTAGAAAGTACAGGTGGGCGATAGAACTCCTTGTAAAGGCGTGGGGAAAGCCCGTTGGCGCTCCGCTCGAAAATGCTTCCTCCTCCTCCTCCTCCTCCTCCTCGCCGGCAGACCTGTTCACGCCTAGCAGGCCCGTATTGGACGTAAAGGGGACGCCACCGCCGTACCGAGGGGTCAAGCAGAGATATGCCGTGTACAGCGAAGGACCCCCCATCGGCACCACAGGCTTGATGAACTGTCTGGGG
The DNA window shown above is from Longimicrobium sp. and carries:
- the tssG gene encoding type VI secretion system baseplate subunit TssG, producing the protein MSAPLLARLRAHPGAFDFYQAVRLLERTGHAVASPGEGADPAAEPVRFRAANDFAFPPADLVSVRAEPGRQPEMTVAFLALGGAQGPLPVPLAERVQDRLSDNDTATRDFLDLFHHRLVSLAYRIGRRTRPVLQEVPPEETETAGYLRALVGLGTPGLRGRLPGVDDRALLARAGLLAHEVRSQAGLRGLLADHFRVPVDVEPLVGRWLPIPADQRTRIGRTGASRTLGMDAVLGARWHDPQAAVGIRLGPMGIDLYRSFLPADPVTGDPADGRALVELRELVRFYAGVETDFVVTLVLRAAEVPRARLSAARADVSPRLGWSAWVRTRPLGEDPAVLVDPAEGCGCARVTR
- a CDS encoding type VI secretion system baseplate subunit TssG, with product MGTGAARWVPRGSGGGGAWVWEEIAAAPADHFGAPVQVEPLVGRWLPIPDDQQTRIGRTGASRTLGSDAVLGTRWHDPQAAVGIRLGPMGIDLYRSFLPADPVTGDPADGRALVELRELVRFYAGVETDFVVTLVLRAAEVPRARLSAARTAESPRLGWSAWVRTRPFAGDAEARIDPGTACGCAGA